A window of the Helianthus annuus cultivar XRQ/B chromosome 4, HanXRQr2.0-SUNRISE, whole genome shotgun sequence genome harbors these coding sequences:
- the LOC110933776 gene encoding uncharacterized protein LOC110933776, which yields MADARNVNEDNDTDPQEAFNSRVTEVAEGVMQANLPRLAQEVEGRVLGVVDAMMTSKIEELKELIEGSKSKSKERRCTYKDFMACNPATYDGKIDPIACQRWISNIEALFIQSRCNKEDQVMFATGQLTLQAKDWWDAHSKEIGEDRLQMMTWQEFKEPFMRYHCPQSAIDKIQEDFLHLRQRNESINEISNTFMDKMKFCGDFVNTKTMKINRFYGVLKAEFREFITPSKCETLDELINLARDREIDIKRQEERGEKRPSEKGASSSPSKKGTYQEQGRKDKSKGGITPCKTCGKLHTGECLLGKKGCYKCGKEGHSSYQCPNSPKTYFNCFEKGHIKSECPKLQQESKKEDKKQEGSRAKGRMFQITSEEAKVHPNVVSGIFLLNSMLVHVLFDTGATVSFISNEIVLQPSFKIEQMPMPLEVEIADSKTYMLNEICRNCKFTIEDEEFDIDLIPMVLGEFKMIVGMDWMTRHQAEINCETKTIHVQSPSGKLLTIQRERRVEAKLCTLVQAAKCTLNGSRAYLAYVVDAQQGFPKLEDVEIVNEFPDVFPKELPGLPPERENRVSHRIESGCEAGCEGSL from the coding sequence ATGGCTGATGCAAGAAACGTTAATGAGGATAATGACACGGATCCTCAAGAAGCATTTAACAGTAGGGTCACGGAGGTGGCGGAAGGAGTTATGCAAGCTAATCTTCCACGATTAGCTCAAGAAGTAGAAGGTCGAGTGTTGGGAGTTGTGGATGCCATGATGACTAGCAAAATCGAAGAGTTGAAAGAATTGATTGAGGGATCTAAAAGCAAAAGCAAAGAACGACGGTGCACGTATAAAGACTTCATGGCGTGCAATCCCGCAACGTATGATGGTAAAATTGACCCGATCGCATGCCAAAGATGGATTTCAAATATAGAAGCGCTATTTATACAAAGTCGGTGCAATAAAGAAGATCAGGTGATGTTTGCTACTGGCCAACTCACTCTCcaagcgaaagattggtgggatgcgcATAGCAAGGAAATAGGGGAAGATAGACTCCAGATGATGACTTGGCAAGAATTTAAGGAGCCCTTTATGAGATACCATTGCCCTCAGTCGGCTATTGATAAGATTCAGGAGGATTTCTTGCACCTCCGACAGAGAAACGAGTCAATAAATGAAATATCAAATACTttcatggataagatgaagttctgtggGGATTTTGTGAATACTAAAACAATGAAGATCAATCGCTTTTACGGGGTATTAAAGGCGGAATTTAGGGAGTTCATCACTCCCTCGAAATGTGAGACCCTTGATGAGCTTATCAATCTGGCAAGGGACAGGGAAATTGATATTAAGAGGCAAGAAGAACGTGGTGAAAAGAGACCAAGTGAAAAAGGTGCAAGTTCGAGTCCATCTAAAAAGGGAACGTATCAAGAGCAAGGAAGGAAAGATAAGTCGAAGGGTGGTATTACTCCTTGCAAGACTTGTGGAAAACTTCATACTGGAGAGTGTTTGTTAGGCAAGAAGGGGTGCTACAAATGTGGTAAGGAAGGACATTCGTCTTATCAATGTCCAAATAGCCCGAAGACTTATTTCAATTGTTtcgaaaaggggcacattaaaTCGGAATGCCCAAAACTTCAGCAAGAGTCGAAAAAGGAAGACAAGAAGCAAGAGGGTTCTAGGGCTAAAGGAAGGATGTTCCAAATCACATCCGAGGAGGCTAAGGTTCATCCGAATGTTGTTTCAGGTATATTCTTATTAAATTCTATGTTGGTTCATGTTTTGTTTGATACCGGAGCCACTGTGTCGTTTATTTCCAATGAAATCGTACTACAACCTTCATTTAAGATTGAACAAATGccaatgcctttagaagtagaaaTAGCCGATAGTAAGACCTATATGTTAAATGAGATTTGTAGAAATTGCAAATTCACTATAGAAGATGAAGAATTCGATATCGACCTCATACCTATGGTTTTGGGGGAATTCAAAAtgatagtgggtatggattggatgACCCGACACCAAGCGGAAATTAATTGTGAAACTAAAACAATACATGTACAGTCCCCAAGTGGAAAACTATTAACTATACAACGCGAGAGAAGGGTGGAAGCGAAACTTTGTACCCTCGTTCAAGCCGCTAAGTGTACACTTAACGGGAGTAGGGCATACCTAGCTTACGTGGTAGATGCTCAACAAGGTTTCCCGAAGCTTGAAGACGTGGAGATCGTGAATGaatttccggatgtatttccgAAGGAATTGCCGGGACTTCCCCCCGAAAGAGAAAATAGAGTTTCGCATCGAATTGAATCCGGGTGCGAAGCCGGTTGCGAAGGCTCCCTATAG